A segment of the Crassostrea angulata isolate pt1a10 chromosome 10, ASM2561291v2, whole genome shotgun sequence genome:
GTCTTTCGGTCTAGCACCCATATCAGCATAGTTTAAAACCTCGTTGCTCTGCGCTCTTGGACTTTCACCGGGCTGTTGTGTCTGAGGCATTGCATTTGTTGCCAAGACTGGTGATGCACTTCGTCTTGGTAACATAGATGGACGTCCCGTGTCCATCCCAGAGTCGTATAAAGCAGGTTCCTTAGTTTCTCTGGGCAGAGGGGTGGAGTGGTCTCTCTGTGCCAAACTATCCTGAAGCTTCTTCAGCTTTTGATCTATGAACGAGATCTCTCTTTCAACTTCATCCATACTGACCTATTACAGTGTTTTGCAGCTCTCCGatatcccaccgctgccaccaaatttTGTGTAACGTGTAGGGGGTAGACTATCTGTCTGACGTTACTATGGGATAAGGGTCTGCGTAGAATCAGACCTCGGAGAACAAAACAGATTGACACAACGTATTTACAAGATCTTGGTCTTCCTGGACCAGGCTATGGATGAAACCGAGCACTGTCTCAAATAGGTGTCTTAGACCCGTGGCCCAAACCAATGTCTCTAACCAAGTGCCCAAGTACAAGGTCTATGTGCTACCTGGTGAGCCTTTACCAGGTTACTTCTCAGTAACAAGGGTATCTTCGCTACTACTGGGTCTATACAACAGAGGTTCGAACGCCTCGTATAACCCAGTTCCCTATAGAGGATACCAACACCTCTTATAGCCAAGATGCTCAACCGAGGATACCAACACCTCGAATAGCCCGATACCCTAGAGAAGATGCCAACACTTCTCTTATCTGAACTCACTATGTGTTTAGCCTTACTAAGTTCTCTGCCGAGCTGTAGCTTAACGATAGAGGATGCCAACACCCCTATCTCCGTCGAAAACGTAACCGCTACCAAAGTGATCAACACTTTAACTCGCAGAGAGTACTCAAAGTCAAGAGTTTCAGAGAGACGTACACAGGCTATAACCACGTAGTCAAGCTCTTTCACACACACGGAAGAGCCTTATATAAATAAACCGCTCTAAACAATAAATGGGTGTTTAGTTTCATCCATgccatattttgaataaataatactGCCTGTATTATACAGAAACCTCTGTTATCTCTAAGTCTAAGTATTTATATACAATGATTATTATTGTAAAGAAGATCAAACAATATACTAATGATTAGAGATAATTAACAAGCATTTAATGATGTAAATCTATATAACTAAGGGAGGTAACTCTATGACAAAAATGCGTGCCTCGCTACACTCGttacagaatttatttttttgtcttttatgTCTTCCATTGTAATACACTCAGTATGAGTGCCTTCTATTAGATTTTCCAGTTCCCAAGACGATAAAAAAGTTTTCTCGCCTTGATTTAGAttagaattcatatttcttATGAATTGTACTTTTTTCGAGTTTGCCATGCAATTTCATAAATCTTTCGGAGTTGTCTTCCTTGCGATAAAACATCACTTCCGTTGGTTCCAGATGAATCAGTTCAAATCTTGCAACTTGTCGGTGAAAATTGTCCtatttacctaataaatgtatttacacgGGCATGGCATGCAGATATTCAGTGAAGGGAATTATTGGGCTAAGACATGAGGTCACCGTTTTTACTGGTAGATGTAGTTTGATAGtacattttaacaaatattcatCGGCAGTGCCTCTCGGCTAGCAGACGAAGTTAGCAACCTCCTTGTATTATATCAATATGAAcagagggtctgattttttccaaaaatgtttgttttatgtaattttgggcaatggatgaataaattagattagaaatatgtcataaaaggataatttaataaaaaataaagcccCGGGGGTCTATATATTGGGgcggggggtgggggtggaagggggggggggtcgatcctgccctcaagcacctgtgaacgaatattgaaatacaaccacaattgaaatacattttttcaaaagttgtttggAATGTGTTTCATTACaatcactattgaaataaattatgtcAATAGATGTTTGGATGTATTTCATTACAATTTGCATCCATTAATGTAATAATTTACATGAACATCGCCAAAGACGTTTggtcgtttttttttatttaaatgtttaatttgtacatgtaaaaacaaactGCAGATTAATTCCAGacgtttattttcttaaaatgcaTAAACTTTACAAATACACTTGTTAACATGATAgtttaatatttgtatatatttgtagCTATGAAGACGTTAGCTATGATATTTTTAAGGTTTTCAAACCTTATGTTAACATGATggatgattttgaaataaaacattcctAGATAACCCTCAAATCTTAGgaatgttctttatttgttaacCATTGCCATACCAAaacatgtttgtaaaaaaaaaatattagataatTTCTTGACAATGAACATTTGTTGAGCagatatatattgaatttatgatgaaaagacaaaaataaaacaaagctgtatgaactgcgaacgctaacgcccgtttcccgcctacattttacatccaaatatttcggaatttctgtcagatattcaaaaaataaattttctactaaaaagtataatcaaatccttatcaatttatatcaaaataaaatttgtaatcaaattatttttttaaacaaaagatttGCTAACGTCGAGTCattaaaaatttccattgaaatcggtctctatgagtgaggaaaatattatttagcggccaatatgtgcataaaaacttaataataacatattaaagatatatattaaagtaaaatttcacaTTAAGTCATATCTGTTTattattttcgaaaatttacaaagcaaaattcttttggaatgtatttcggtctgtGGACATatgttccccccccccccttccccccgaAACAACAGACCCTTTGGttaaaatatgctaaataacaattattaaaacccaacaaaaggaatttttgtttcactgggggggggggggggggggggggggagacattttaaaaaacatttccgttATGAAATtagctattttaacccaaaatacaaagttatctctctttgtttga
Coding sequences within it:
- the LOC128164901 gene encoding uncharacterized protein LOC128164901 — protein: MDEVEREISFIDQKLKKLQDSLAQRDHSTPLPRETKEPALYDSGMDTGRPSMLPRRSASPVLATNAMPQTQQPGESPRAQSNEVLNYADMGARPKDKRPPRTEFSEDDYLDPKEKAHPMTEFLEDDYLAPSVTVRKAPRVRFPSPIRRDAHDTRKKSEQIY